In Duganella zoogloeoides, a single genomic region encodes these proteins:
- the dapB gene encoding 4-hydroxy-tetrahydrodipicolinate reductase, translating into MTEMNIAIAGAGGRMGRILIESVQQADDARLAGALNHAGAPGVGEDAAAFLGQPAGVIVESDLARGLADAQYLIDFTRPEGTLEHLAYCAEHGIKLVIGTTGFDEAGKAAIAEAAKKTAIVFSPNFSVGVNVTMKLLEQAAKALSTGYDIEVVEAHHRFKVDAPSGTALKMGEVIADALGRDLKECGVFAREGVTGERDPSSIGFATIRGGDIVGDHTVLFAGIGERIEISHKSSSRVTYAHGALRACRFLADKPTGLFDMYDVLSLNG; encoded by the coding sequence ATGACCGAGATGAATATCGCCATTGCCGGCGCCGGTGGCCGCATGGGCCGCATCCTGATCGAATCCGTCCAGCAGGCCGACGATGCCCGCCTGGCCGGCGCCCTCAACCACGCCGGTGCACCCGGGGTGGGCGAAGATGCCGCCGCCTTCCTCGGCCAGCCGGCCGGCGTGATCGTGGAATCGGACCTGGCCCGTGGCCTGGCCGATGCCCAATACCTGATCGACTTTACCCGTCCCGAAGGCACGCTCGAACACCTGGCCTACTGCGCCGAACACGGCATCAAGCTGGTGATCGGCACCACCGGTTTCGATGAAGCCGGCAAGGCCGCGATTGCCGAGGCGGCCAAGAAAACCGCGATCGTGTTCTCGCCCAACTTCAGCGTGGGCGTCAACGTCACCATGAAGCTGCTCGAGCAGGCCGCCAAGGCGCTGTCCACTGGCTACGACATCGAAGTGGTCGAAGCCCACCACCGTTTTAAAGTGGACGCACCTTCTGGCACCGCGCTGAAAATGGGCGAAGTGATTGCCGATGCACTGGGCCGCGACCTGAAAGAATGCGGCGTGTTCGCGCGCGAAGGCGTGACCGGCGAGCGCGACCCGTCGTCGATCGGCTTTGCCACCATCCGTGGCGGCGATATCGTCGGTGACCACACCGTGCTGTTTGCCGGCATCGGCGAGCGCATCGAGATCAGCCATAAATCGAGCAGCCGCGTCACCTACGCCCACGGCGCGTTGCGTGCCTGCCGCTTCCTGGCGGACAAGCCGACCGGCCTGTTCGACATGTACGACGTGCTGTCCCTTAACGGTTAA
- a CDS encoding MotA/TolQ/ExbB proton channel family protein: MAGNFSLSHFWAQADAVSHAVALVLLAMSLVSWFFILAKLYGAVRIRRSAPAVQAFWDAPTMADGVATLALADPENIFVPLARQGAAQLVVPDHPTLGGEMDRSAQITRVLRAAIQHSTNRLEGGLTLLASIGATAPFVGLLGTVWGIYHALANISTSGAMQLDKVAGPVGEALVMTAVGLTVAIPAVLAYNAFNRVNRLTLAELDAFAHDLHAYLVKK, translated from the coding sequence GTGGCCGGCAACTTCTCGCTCTCGCATTTCTGGGCGCAAGCCGATGCGGTCAGCCACGCGGTCGCGTTGGTGCTGCTGGCGATGTCGCTGGTGAGCTGGTTCTTCATCCTGGCCAAGCTGTATGGCGCGGTGCGCATCCGCCGCAGCGCGCCGGCCGTGCAGGCGTTCTGGGACGCGCCCACCATGGCCGACGGCGTCGCGACGCTGGCGCTGGCCGACCCCGAAAACATCTTCGTGCCGCTGGCCCGGCAGGGTGCGGCGCAGCTGGTCGTGCCCGACCATCCCACCCTAGGTGGCGAAATGGACCGTTCGGCGCAGATCACGCGCGTGCTGCGCGCGGCGATCCAGCACTCCACCAACCGCCTCGAAGGCGGCCTGACCCTGCTGGCGTCGATCGGCGCGACCGCGCCGTTTGTCGGCCTGCTGGGGACGGTGTGGGGGATTTACCATGCGCTGGCCAATATCTCGACCAGCGGCGCCATGCAGCTCGACAAGGTGGCCGGTCCGGTGGGCGAAGCGCTGGTGATGACGGCCGTGGGCCTGACGGTGGCCATTCCTGCCGTGCTGGCGTATAACGCCTTCAACCGCGTCAACCGCCTGACCCTGGCCGAGCTTGACGCGTTCGCCCACGACCTGCACGCGTACCTGGTCAAAAAATGA
- a CDS encoding ExbD/TolR family protein, translating to MSFGAFNHHRQPGPMADINVTPMVDVMLVLLVIFILGAPVWTSSVQLELPKAQAPAAPPAPATTVTVAIDAKGQVYWNNEAVAPKVLEQRLVEAAKLDVQPELQLRADKDTRYEVVAQVMAAAQTHGLTKLGFVTDPGKTESK from the coding sequence ATGAGCTTCGGCGCCTTCAACCACCACCGCCAGCCCGGCCCCATGGCCGACATCAACGTCACGCCGATGGTGGACGTGATGCTGGTGCTGCTGGTGATTTTCATCCTCGGTGCGCCGGTGTGGACCAGTTCGGTTCAACTGGAGCTGCCCAAGGCGCAGGCGCCAGCCGCCCCGCCCGCGCCGGCCACGACCGTGACGGTAGCGATCGACGCCAAGGGGCAGGTGTACTGGAACAACGAGGCGGTGGCACCCAAGGTGCTCGAGCAGCGCCTGGTGGAGGCCGCCAAGCTGGACGTACAGCCCGAGCTGCAACTGCGCGCCGACAAGGACACCCGTTACGAGGTGGTGGCGCAGGTGATGGCTGCCGCGCAAACGCACGGATTAACCAAATTGGGTTTCGTTACCGATCCCGGAAAAACAGAGAGTAAATAA
- a CDS encoding barstar family protein, which yields MATAQLNGAAILDAASFHAACKAALGFPDSYGNTMDAWIDCLSYLRDDDNMSKFKLKPNEVLDIVITDSAALTAAAPDLLEEVSYCVAGINDRYDDYGEKPALKLTLK from the coding sequence ATGGCAACCGCACAACTGAACGGCGCAGCAATCCTTGATGCCGCAAGCTTCCATGCGGCCTGCAAAGCAGCACTGGGTTTTCCCGACAGCTACGGCAACACCATGGATGCCTGGATCGATTGCCTGAGCTACCTGCGTGACGACGACAACATGAGCAAATTCAAGCTCAAGCCCAACGAAGTGCTGGACATCGTCATCACCGACTCGGCCGCCCTGACGGCCGCCGCGCCCGATCTGCTGGAAGAAGTCAGCTACTGCGTGGCCGGCATCAACGACCGGTATGACGACTACGGCGAGAAGCCGGCCTTGAAGCTGACCTTGAAATAA
- the map gene encoding type I methionyl aminopeptidase, with amino-acid sequence MSRRNANLIKSPEQIVLARVAAQLAADVLTMIGPHIKPGVTTAYLDQLCNDYIVNVQKVTPANVGYGGFPATVCSSVNQVVCHGIPSATEILKDGDIINIDVAVIKDGWHGDTSRMYYVGEPSKAARKLVETTYAAMWAGIRAVKPRATLGDVGFAIQTVAEKAGFSVVLDYCGHGIGMTYHEDPQVTHYGRPGQGLILKPGMLFTIEPMINAGRAATKELDDGWTVETRDQSLSAQWEHMVTVTETGFEVLTLAPGETGAKADIPIVG; translated from the coding sequence ATGTCCCGCCGCAACGCCAATCTGATCAAGTCGCCCGAACAAATCGTCCTGGCGCGCGTCGCCGCCCAACTGGCGGCCGACGTGCTGACGATGATCGGGCCACACATCAAACCCGGCGTGACCACGGCCTACCTCGACCAGCTGTGCAACGATTACATCGTCAATGTGCAGAAAGTTACGCCGGCCAATGTCGGCTACGGCGGTTTTCCGGCCACCGTGTGCAGTTCGGTCAACCAGGTGGTGTGCCACGGCATTCCGTCCGCGACCGAAATTTTGAAAGATGGCGACATCATCAACATCGACGTGGCCGTCATCAAGGATGGCTGGCACGGCGACACCAGCCGCATGTACTACGTGGGCGAACCGTCCAAGGCTGCGCGCAAGCTGGTGGAAACGACGTACGCAGCAATGTGGGCCGGCATCCGCGCCGTCAAACCACGGGCAACGCTCGGCGACGTCGGCTTTGCGATCCAGACCGTGGCAGAAAAAGCGGGCTTCAGCGTGGTGCTCGATTATTGCGGCCACGGCATCGGCATGACCTACCACGAAGATCCGCAAGTGACGCATTACGGCCGTCCCGGCCAGGGACTGATCCTGAAACCGGGCATGCTGTTTACCATCGAGCCGATGATCAATGCCGGCCGCGCCGCCACCAAGGAGCTCGATGACGGCTGGACCGTGGAAACGCGCGACCAGTCGCTGTCGGCGCAGTGGGAACACATGGTGACGGTGACCGAGACCGGCTTCGAGGTGCTGACGCTGGCGCCGGGCGAGACTGGCGCCAAAGCCGACATTCCGATCGTCGGTTGA
- a CDS encoding VOC family protein, which yields MIKGLRTVVYPVADLAAARDWYAQAFETAAYFDQPFYVGFAIGGFELGLIPAEKFTAAHAGSMVYWGVDDIEAETDRLVALGATVHGAIEEVGEGIKTVELADPFGNLLCLIYNPHFDLAAVR from the coding sequence ATGATCAAGGGACTGCGCACGGTGGTGTACCCGGTGGCCGACCTGGCCGCCGCCCGCGACTGGTACGCCCAGGCATTCGAGACGGCAGCGTATTTCGACCAGCCGTTTTACGTGGGTTTTGCCATTGGCGGTTTTGAACTGGGCCTTATTCCGGCCGAGAAATTCACCGCCGCCCACGCGGGCAGCATGGTCTATTGGGGCGTGGACGATATCGAGGCTGAAACCGACCGCCTGGTGGCGCTCGGCGCCACCGTGCACGGCGCCATCGAGGAAGTGGGAGAAGGCATCAAGACGGTGGAACTGGCCGACCCGTTCGGCAATTTGCTGTGCCTGATTTATAACCCGCACTTCGACCTGGCTGCCGTTCGCTGA
- a CDS encoding SDR family oxidoreductase, whose amino-acid sequence MKSTGNTILITGGGSGIGEALAHRLHDLGNTVIIAGRRLDVLQQAAAGRANIVPVQFDADNADAIDAFARQVVADHPALNVLINNAGIMRFEDASKRRDLADAEATITTNLLGPIRLINALTDHLRQQADAAIINTTSGLAFVPLLATPTYNATKAALHSYTVALREILKDSVEVIELAPPAVQTDLTPGQATREGYLPLADYIDEVITLLTASPTPAEVLVQRVLFLRNAEKEDRYAQTLAALNSH is encoded by the coding sequence ATGAAATCGACTGGAAACACCATCTTGATCACCGGCGGCGGCAGCGGCATCGGCGAGGCGCTGGCCCATCGCTTGCACGACCTGGGCAATACCGTCATCATCGCCGGCCGCCGGCTCGATGTGCTGCAACAAGCGGCCGCCGGCCGCGCCAACATCGTGCCGGTGCAATTCGACGCCGACAACGCCGATGCCATCGATGCTTTCGCCCGCCAGGTCGTGGCCGACCACCCTGCCCTCAATGTCCTGATCAACAACGCCGGCATCATGCGCTTCGAGGATGCCAGCAAGCGGCGCGACCTGGCCGATGCCGAGGCGACGATTACCACCAACCTGCTGGGGCCGATCCGCCTGATCAACGCGCTGACCGATCACCTGCGCCAGCAGGCCGATGCCGCCATCATCAACACCACGTCGGGCCTGGCGTTCGTGCCGCTGCTGGCCACGCCCACCTACAACGCCACCAAGGCGGCGCTGCACTCGTACACGGTGGCGCTGCGCGAAATCCTGAAAGACTCGGTGGAAGTGATCGAACTGGCGCCGCCGGCCGTGCAAACCGACCTGACCCCGGGCCAGGCCACGCGCGAGGGCTACCTGCCGCTGGCCGACTATATCGATGAGGTGATCACCCTGCTCACAGCCAGCCCCACGCCGGCCGAAGTGCTGGTGCAGCGCGTGCTGTTCTTGCGCAACGCGGAAAAGGAAGATCGTTACGCGCAGACGCTGGCTGCGCTCAACAGCCACTAA
- a CDS encoding winged helix-turn-helix transcriptional regulator has product MRKAEPDALIEMRRHEPVPVSLDPVIEALVQDIIGQVADRWTMLILEALEAGGTLRYTQLRKAVPGISQKMLTQTVRQMERDGLVRRTVHPVIPPHVDYVLTPLGHSLGAAFCGVWVWAETHHAEIMRARAAFAQRSS; this is encoded by the coding sequence ATGCGTAAAGCCGAACCCGATGCACTGATTGAAATGCGCCGGCACGAGCCGGTTCCCGTCAGTCTCGACCCCGTGATCGAAGCGCTGGTGCAGGACATCATCGGCCAGGTGGCCGACCGCTGGACCATGCTGATCCTCGAAGCGCTCGAAGCGGGCGGCACCCTGCGCTACACCCAGTTGCGCAAGGCCGTGCCCGGCATCAGCCAGAAAATGCTCACGCAAACCGTGCGCCAGATGGAGCGCGACGGCCTGGTGCGCCGCACCGTGCACCCGGTAATTCCGCCCCACGTCGACTACGTGCTCACACCGCTGGGCCACAGCCTGGGCGCAGCGTTTTGCGGCGTCTGGGTATGGGCCGAAACCCACCATGCGGAAATCATGCGCGCCCGGGCGGCGTTTGCGCAGCGTTCTTCGTAA